One Paraburkholderia kururiensis DNA window includes the following coding sequences:
- a CDS encoding autotransporter outer membrane beta-barrel domain-containing protein has product MLGYIALIPALAHANCTTSGTTTTCDTTTPSPWTTMIGTGPTEASGSQVTVGPNAQIVVGNSSAIALSDNANIVVQSGALVQNSATNTTGTYGTGGNTIDFRNNSTLTVEQGATVLANGTESDAEAVNPEGTGNTIINNGTIRGVNSAAIWFQNTSGTNTVINNATGVIQAPGNVMGASGNGAVVFTNLGKVVGNLVFAGGNDTLNMYTGSSVSGTINGGGGSNLLTLNGTGTDTLPTTITNFQTLQKKDSGTWTITNPIGGMGVTSAEVQQGTLVLTGNNASYTGSMLVDEAGTLRASAQSLPGAVTDNGLVQFQQDTAGTYTGLVSGSGAVEKDGTGTLTLAPAAAGGNTYTGGTVLRQGVLAVAADSALGGTSGGVTFDGGTLQFGGAFDLAGTRALSVTSNGGTIDTQAFDSTINQSISGSGALDKTGSGTLTLNGALVGPIAAEVQQGTLVLNGDGSSFTGSVTVDQPGVLQASAQSLPPTVTNNGLVQFEQGVDGVYTGAIGGSGVVEKDGAGTLTLAPAAAGGNTYTGGTVLKAGTVSVAADSALGGTSGGVTFDGGALQLGSSFDLAGTRPVSITSNGGTIDTQGFQSTIAQNITGAGALAKIGTGTLVLDGVNTYSGGTSVAAGTLVVGDASSAGASVAGPVTVATGAVLGGYGTVNGEVTNNGTIAVANALPSATATAGAPGSFTINGQLTNAGLVQLGGGAQAGNTLNVNSYVGQNGVIALNTVLAADNSASDKLVINGGTATGATTLKVTNVGGQGAPIVSNGIEVVAATNGATTDTSAFTLAGGTVKGGAYEYYLAKGGVSADTSQNWYLRNTVPAASSAAATNANGSGASTVSAAAGTPALPEANAHAVTLYRPEVALYAQVPGVMRQLDWMQIDEFHLRQGDQMLLNEKGSLPAGWGRVWGAHSVLSEGGDVSPQFDGSMGGVQVGHDICADGTPGGHRNHYGFYLGMARATGDVSGFAVGVPGAGVGHLAVNAYSLAGYWTHIGPSGWYTDAVISGSALAADTTSSDNIRSGTHGTAVTASIEGGLPLPIGHGLTVEPQAQLVYQHLSIRDLNDGASSVGFSSGNSVLARFGVRFEGTWDALGAAWQPYVGFNVLHAFASGDHQTYDGGTSIGTPVNQTTARIDVGVVTKFSKHGSAYAAVNWGTNLDGEHVRTVGGNVGARWSW; this is encoded by the coding sequence GTGCTCGGCTATATCGCCCTGATTCCCGCGCTCGCTCACGCGAACTGCACGACGTCGGGCACGACGACCACTTGCGACACGACCACGCCGTCGCCATGGACGACGATGATCGGCACGGGCCCGACGGAAGCATCCGGTTCCCAGGTGACGGTAGGCCCCAATGCACAGATCGTCGTCGGCAACAGCAGCGCCATCGCGCTGTCGGACAACGCGAACATCGTCGTGCAGTCGGGCGCGCTGGTGCAGAACAGTGCGACGAACACCACCGGCACGTACGGCACGGGCGGCAATACGATCGATTTCCGGAACAACAGCACGTTGACGGTCGAGCAGGGCGCGACGGTGCTCGCCAACGGCACGGAGAGCGACGCGGAGGCCGTCAATCCGGAGGGCACCGGCAATACGATCATCAACAACGGGACCATTCGCGGCGTCAATTCGGCGGCCATCTGGTTTCAGAACACGTCGGGCACCAATACGGTCATCAACAACGCCACAGGCGTCATTCAGGCGCCGGGCAACGTGATGGGGGCGTCGGGCAACGGCGCTGTCGTGTTCACCAACCTCGGCAAGGTGGTGGGCAACCTGGTCTTCGCAGGCGGCAACGACACGCTGAACATGTACACCGGATCAAGCGTGTCGGGCACCATCAACGGCGGCGGCGGCAGCAATCTGCTGACGCTCAACGGCACGGGCACCGACACGCTGCCCACCACGATCACCAACTTCCAGACGCTGCAAAAGAAGGACAGCGGGACCTGGACGATCACGAATCCGATCGGCGGCATGGGCGTCACCTCCGCCGAGGTCCAGCAAGGCACGCTGGTTCTGACCGGCAACAACGCGAGCTATACCGGCTCGATGCTCGTGGACGAGGCGGGCACGTTGCGCGCGAGTGCGCAGAGTCTGCCGGGCGCGGTGACGGACAACGGCCTCGTGCAGTTTCAGCAAGACACGGCGGGCACCTACACCGGCCTCGTGAGCGGTTCGGGCGCGGTGGAAAAAGACGGCACGGGCACGCTGACGCTGGCGCCCGCCGCCGCGGGCGGCAACACCTATACCGGCGGCACGGTGCTGAGGCAGGGCGTGCTCGCGGTCGCGGCGGACAGCGCGCTCGGCGGTACGTCGGGCGGCGTGACCTTCGACGGCGGTACGCTGCAGTTCGGCGGCGCGTTCGATCTTGCCGGCACGCGCGCGCTCTCGGTTACTTCGAACGGCGGCACGATCGACACCCAGGCCTTCGACTCGACGATCAACCAGAGCATCAGCGGTTCGGGCGCGCTCGACAAAACCGGCTCGGGAACGCTGACGTTGAACGGCGCACTGGTCGGTCCGATCGCTGCCGAGGTTCAGCAGGGCACGCTCGTGCTGAACGGCGACGGGTCGTCTTTCACGGGAAGCGTGACGGTGGACCAGCCTGGCGTGCTGCAGGCCAGCGCGCAAAGCCTGCCGCCCACCGTAACCAACAACGGTCTCGTGCAGTTCGAGCAAGGCGTGGACGGCGTCTACACAGGCGCCATCGGCGGCTCGGGCGTGGTCGAGAAAGACGGTGCGGGCACGCTGACGCTTGCGCCCGCCGCGGCCGGCGGCAATACGTACACGGGCGGCACCGTGCTGAAAGCGGGCACGGTCTCCGTGGCGGCGGACAGCGCGCTCGGCGGTACGTCGGGCGGCGTGACGTTCGACGGCGGCGCGCTGCAACTGGGCAGCAGCTTCGATCTGGCCGGCACGCGCCCGGTATCGATCACGTCGAACGGCGGCACGATCGATACGCAGGGCTTCCAGTCGACCATCGCGCAAAACATCACGGGCGCCGGCGCCCTCGCGAAGATCGGCACAGGCACGCTCGTGCTCGACGGCGTCAACACGTATTCGGGCGGGACGTCGGTGGCGGCCGGCACGCTCGTGGTGGGTGATGCGTCGAGCGCGGGGGCGTCGGTTGCGGGGCCGGTCACGGTGGCAACGGGCGCCGTGCTCGGCGGCTACGGCACCGTCAATGGCGAGGTCACGAACAACGGGACCATCGCGGTGGCCAATGCGTTGCCGTCGGCAACGGCAACGGCGGGCGCGCCGGGCAGCTTCACGATCAACGGCCAATTGACGAACGCGGGCCTCGTGCAACTCGGCGGCGGCGCGCAGGCCGGCAACACGCTGAACGTCAACAGCTATGTCGGGCAAAACGGCGTCATCGCGCTCAACACCGTTCTCGCCGCGGACAATTCGGCTTCGGACAAGCTCGTCATCAACGGGGGCACGGCGACGGGGGCCACCACGCTAAAAGTGACGAACGTGGGCGGCCAGGGCGCGCCGATCGTATCGAACGGCATCGAGGTCGTGGCGGCCACGAACGGCGCGACCACCGATACGAGCGCGTTTACGCTCGCGGGCGGCACGGTGAAGGGCGGGGCGTACGAATACTACCTGGCGAAGGGCGGCGTGAGTGCGGACACGTCGCAGAACTGGTACTTGCGCAACACGGTGCCCGCCGCGAGCAGCGCAGCGGCGACAAACGCGAACGGTAGCGGCGCGTCCACCGTGAGCGCAGCAGCGGGCACGCCGGCATTGCCGGAGGCGAATGCCCATGCGGTCACGCTTTATCGCCCCGAGGTCGCGCTTTACGCACAGGTTCCGGGCGTCATGCGTCAGCTCGACTGGATGCAGATCGACGAGTTTCATTTGCGTCAGGGCGACCAGATGCTGCTGAACGAAAAGGGCAGCCTGCCGGCAGGATGGGGTCGTGTCTGGGGCGCGCATAGCGTGCTGTCGGAAGGGGGCGATGTGAGTCCGCAATTCGACGGCTCGATGGGCGGCGTGCAGGTGGGACACGACATCTGTGCGGACGGCACCCCGGGCGGCCATCGCAACCACTATGGCTTCTATCTCGGCATGGCGCGCGCGACGGGCGATGTCAGCGGATTTGCGGTGGGCGTGCCGGGCGCCGGCGTCGGACATCTCGCGGTCAACGCATACAGCCTCGCCGGCTATTGGACACACATCGGGCCGAGCGGCTGGTATACGGATGCGGTCATTTCCGGCAGCGCACTCGCGGCGGATACGACATCGAGCGACAACATCCGTTCGGGCACGCACGGTACGGCCGTCACGGCATCGATCGAAGGCGGCTTGCCGCTGCCGATCGGGCATGGACTCACGGTGGAGCCGCAGGCGCAACTGGTCTACCAGCATCTGTCGATCCGCGATCTGAACGACGGCGCCTCCAGCGTAGGGTTCAGCAGCGGCAATAGCGTGCTGGCAAGATTCGGCGTTCGGTTCGAGGGCACGTGGGACGCGCTCGGCGCCGCATGGCAGCCCTATGTGGGGTTCAACGTGTTGCACGCGTTCGCGAGCGGCGACCACCAGACCTATGACGGCGGAACGTCGATCGGCACGCCGGTCAATCAGACAACGGCCCGCATCGACGTCGGCGTGGTCACGAAGTTCTCGAAGCACGGCAGTGCGTATGCGGCTGTCAACTGGGGCACGAATCTGGACGGCGAGCACGTGCGGACCGTTGGCGGCAATGTCGGCGCGCGTTGGTCGTGGTGA
- a CDS encoding AraC family transcriptional regulator → MLYSPVYLRNRTIMSADPFSDILKFTNAESLATGGFTAGGTWAVRFPVPEKIKFFAVVKGSCWVAIDGEAEPIRFESGDVGLLTARRAFVLASDPGVPPVDAMTVFSGAGRSAVRLGEGDDFAQIGGHVLLDPASGRLLSDVLPPWIHVPAASPQATTFRWLLDQLVEERAGDLPGAQLVSAQLSQLLFIQILRAHLKTSGPMSGWLRALGNPRIAPALRLMHDDPARAWRLEELASACAMSRTTFAFHFRTSAGVAPLTYLAEWRMRLAERRLREENTPVAVVAQALGYSSESAFSHAFKRMTGRSPKAYRHAAGAAASPAVVKDVADAFVADHSAD, encoded by the coding sequence ATGCTCTATAGTCCGGTTTACTTGCGCAACCGTACGATCATGAGCGCCGATCCCTTCTCTGACATCCTCAAATTCACGAACGCGGAATCGCTCGCGACAGGCGGCTTCACGGCCGGCGGCACCTGGGCCGTCCGTTTTCCGGTGCCGGAGAAGATCAAGTTCTTCGCGGTGGTGAAGGGCTCCTGCTGGGTTGCTATCGACGGCGAAGCGGAGCCGATCCGTTTTGAAAGCGGAGACGTGGGCCTCCTCACGGCGAGGCGCGCTTTCGTCCTGGCGAGCGATCCGGGTGTTCCGCCCGTCGACGCGATGACGGTGTTTTCCGGCGCGGGACGATCGGCCGTCCGGTTGGGCGAGGGCGACGACTTCGCCCAGATCGGGGGACATGTTCTGCTCGATCCGGCAAGCGGGCGGTTGCTGTCGGACGTGCTGCCGCCGTGGATTCACGTGCCGGCCGCCTCGCCGCAAGCGACGACGTTCCGGTGGCTTCTCGACCAGCTCGTGGAAGAGCGTGCGGGCGATCTGCCTGGGGCACAGCTCGTGTCGGCACAACTCTCGCAACTGCTCTTCATTCAGATTCTGCGGGCGCACCTGAAGACGTCCGGGCCCATGTCGGGGTGGCTGCGGGCGCTGGGCAACCCGCGCATTGCGCCCGCGCTACGGTTGATGCACGACGATCCCGCACGCGCCTGGCGTCTGGAGGAGCTTGCCAGCGCATGCGCGATGTCGCGCACCACGTTCGCTTTCCACTTCAGGACGAGCGCGGGCGTTGCGCCGCTGACCTATCTGGCCGAATGGCGCATGCGCCTCGCCGAGCGCCGTCTGCGCGAGGAGAACACGCCGGTCGCCGTGGTCGCCCAGGCGCTCGGCTATTCCTCCGAGAGCGCATTCAGTCATGCCTTCAAGCGCATGACCGGCCGTTCGCCGAAGGCGTATCGCCATGCCGCAGGGGCCGCGGCATCGCCTGCCGTGGTGAAAGACGTTGCCGACGCCTTCGTCGCGGACCACAGCGCCGATTGA
- a CDS encoding SDR family oxidoreductase: MNGNNNDVSVLVTGGTGFIAQHCILALLNHGYRVRTTVRSLAREAEVREHLKTGGVDAGDRLSFVFADLGSDEGWPAAAAGCTYVMHGASPTPTGEQANEDDWIRPAVEGNLRVLRAARDAGVRRVVLTSAFGAICAGHGPMTRPFDETDWSDLTSTNVWPYQKSKTLSERAAWDFVAREGQGLELCAINPVAVLGPVLGADYSHSIRLIKNMLDGQPGNPKINCGFVDVRDVADLHLRAMTHEAARGQRFLAIAGESMWLADVARVLKARMGPAARRVSTRVLPNWVVRLGAFRDPALRGSLPLLGLNLNATGEKAMRLLGWSPRPREEAIVATAESLVRLGLLRDTR; this comes from the coding sequence ATGAACGGCAACAACAACGACGTATCGGTTCTCGTCACCGGAGGAACCGGATTCATTGCGCAGCACTGCATTCTGGCGCTGCTGAACCACGGCTATCGTGTGCGCACCACGGTCCGCTCGCTCGCGCGCGAGGCCGAAGTGCGCGAGCACCTCAAGACAGGCGGAGTCGATGCCGGCGACCGCCTGTCGTTCGTCTTCGCCGATCTCGGTTCGGATGAAGGCTGGCCAGCGGCCGCTGCCGGCTGCACGTACGTCATGCATGGGGCGTCGCCCACGCCCACAGGCGAGCAGGCAAACGAAGACGACTGGATCAGGCCCGCGGTGGAGGGCAATCTGCGCGTGCTGCGCGCCGCGCGCGACGCCGGCGTGCGGCGCGTGGTGCTGACGTCCGCTTTCGGCGCGATCTGCGCGGGACATGGGCCCATGACGCGGCCCTTCGACGAAACCGACTGGAGCGACCTCACGAGCACGAATGTGTGGCCGTATCAGAAGTCGAAGACGCTCTCGGAACGCGCGGCCTGGGACTTCGTCGCGCGCGAAGGCCAAGGGCTGGAACTGTGCGCGATCAACCCCGTCGCGGTGCTCGGGCCCGTGCTGGGCGCCGACTATTCCCACTCCATCCGCCTCATCAAAAACATGCTGGACGGCCAGCCGGGCAACCCGAAGATCAACTGCGGTTTCGTCGACGTGCGGGACGTGGCCGATCTGCATCTGCGGGCCATGACCCATGAAGCCGCGAGGGGCCAACGCTTTCTCGCCATCGCGGGTGAAAGCATGTGGCTGGCCGACGTGGCCCGCGTGCTGAAAGCGCGTATGGGTCCGGCCGCGCGGCGTGTCTCCACACGCGTGCTGCCCAACTGGGTGGTGCGCCTCGGTGCGTTCAGGGACCCGGCGCTGAGAGGGTCCCTGCCGCTGTTGGGCCTGAATCTGAATGCCACCGGCGAAAAGGCCATGCGCCTGCTCGGCTGGTCGCCTCGTCCGCGCGAAGAGGCCATCGTGGCCACCGCGGAAAGCCTCGTGCGGCTCGGGCTGCTGCGCGATACCCGCTAG
- a CDS encoding RidA family protein: MPETTTARLATLGLVLPPPIAPLGSYRTVSIVGNQAHVSGLGPFENGAPVAGVVGDDMTIERAQHCAKLTMLMILACLHEQCGLDRVRRCTRLTVYVRASASFTQHPKVANGASDVLLDLFGADHLPARSAIGVHTLPMGIPVEIDSVFELYGEDAS; this comes from the coding sequence ATGCCTGAAACGACAACAGCGCGTCTCGCAACACTCGGACTGGTTCTGCCCCCACCCATTGCGCCGCTCGGTTCGTATCGGACCGTATCCATCGTAGGCAACCAGGCGCACGTTTCAGGCCTCGGACCCTTCGAAAACGGCGCGCCGGTTGCAGGCGTGGTCGGCGACGACATGACGATCGAACGCGCGCAGCACTGCGCAAAGCTGACGATGCTGATGATCCTGGCCTGTCTGCACGAACAGTGCGGACTGGATCGCGTCAGGCGCTGCACGCGGCTCACCGTGTACGTGCGCGCGTCGGCGTCTTTCACGCAGCATCCCAAGGTGGCCAATGGCGCGAGCGACGTGCTGCTGGACCTGTTCGGCGCGGACCATTTGCCTGCCCGCAGCGCAATTGGCGTGCACACGCTGCCGATGGGCATTCCGGTCGAAATCGACAGCGTGTTCGAACTGTACGGCGAAGACGCCTCGTAA
- a CDS encoding DUF3820 family protein produces MSAPDLERLVTLAMPFGKYKGRLIADLPGHYLNWLAREGFPRGEIGRLLALMHEMDHNGLRGLLDPLRKRD; encoded by the coding sequence ATGTCCGCCCCAGACCTCGAACGCCTCGTCACGCTCGCCATGCCCTTCGGCAAATACAAAGGCCGGCTCATTGCCGACCTGCCGGGCCACTACCTCAACTGGCTCGCCCGCGAAGGCTTTCCGCGCGGCGAGATCGGACGGCTGCTCGCCCTCATGCACGAGATGGACCATAACGGCCTGCGCGGTTTGCTCGATCCGCTGCGCAAACGCGACTAG
- a CDS encoding ATP-binding cassette domain-containing protein — protein MIDIDLDATVCDGARRFTLATRFMSDAQVVALYGPSGGGKSMTLRAMAGLLTPQHGHVRIGARVLFDSREGIDLPPEQRSVGYLFQHYALFPHLNVRDNIAFGLTNWRRRRLSRDDARHVEELLETFGLAALASSRPATLSGGQQQRVALARALACRPRLLLLDEPFAALNPLLRDDLRAQLADVFARWQMPVVMITHDIDDVLALADVAFVVESGRVVREVDVRSGESRAMTARALSPERGTAPLDARAHRVRELLHVHAAR, from the coding sequence ATGATCGATATCGACCTTGACGCCACCGTCTGCGACGGCGCACGGCGTTTCACGCTTGCCACGCGTTTTATGTCCGATGCGCAGGTAGTGGCGCTTTATGGACCCTCGGGCGGTGGCAAGTCGATGACGCTCAGGGCCATGGCGGGGCTGCTGACGCCGCAGCACGGGCATGTGCGGATCGGCGCGCGCGTGCTGTTCGATTCGCGCGAGGGCATCGACCTGCCGCCGGAGCAACGCAGCGTCGGCTATCTGTTTCAGCACTACGCGCTGTTTCCGCATCTGAACGTGCGCGACAACATTGCGTTCGGGCTGACGAACTGGCGACGCCGCCGGCTTTCACGCGACGACGCGCGACATGTGGAGGAACTGCTGGAGACGTTCGGACTAGCCGCGCTGGCGTCGAGTCGTCCCGCGACGCTTTCGGGCGGGCAGCAGCAGCGCGTGGCGCTGGCACGCGCGCTGGCGTGCCGACCGCGCCTGCTGTTGCTCGACGAACCGTTCGCTGCGCTGAACCCGCTGCTGCGCGACGATTTGCGTGCGCAGCTGGCGGACGTGTTCGCGCGTTGGCAGATGCCTGTCGTGATGATCACGCACGACATCGACGACGTGTTGGCATTGGCGGATGTTGCGTTCGTGGTGGAGAGCGGCCGCGTTGTTCGCGAGGTGGATGTGCGAAGCGGCGAGTCGCGGGCTATGACTGCTCGCGCGCTGTCGCCGGAGCGTGGCACGGCACCGCTCGATGCGCGCGCGCACCGCGTGCGGGAACTGCTGCACGTGCATGCGGCGCGGTGA
- the modA gene encoding molybdate ABC transporter substrate-binding protein yields the protein MRLRAVLFAILIAVLPCAVFAQQLTVSAAASLTEAFNEVGAKFQALHPDVTVRFNFAASGVLLQQIREGAPVDVFASADEQTVTRGVQAGLFDAATRRDFAANELVLIVPAAQGSPVKSVADLSNPAVRRIAIGKTSTVPVGRYTQQALEKALLWNALTLKFVQADSVRQVLDYVSRGEAEAGFVYRTDAVLMPGKVEIVQTVGGHDPVTYPVVAVSASHEQALAKAFIDYLLSPAAQGVLKRHGFSQP from the coding sequence ATACGTCTTCGCGCCGTTTTGTTCGCCATCCTGATTGCAGTGCTACCTTGTGCCGTGTTCGCCCAGCAACTCACCGTTTCGGCCGCGGCCAGTCTGACCGAGGCATTCAACGAGGTGGGCGCGAAGTTCCAGGCGTTGCATCCGGACGTGACCGTGCGCTTCAATTTCGCGGCCTCCGGCGTATTGCTTCAGCAGATTCGCGAGGGCGCGCCTGTCGATGTATTCGCGAGCGCGGACGAGCAGACGGTGACGCGCGGCGTGCAGGCAGGGCTGTTCGATGCCGCGACGCGGCGCGACTTCGCGGCGAACGAACTGGTGCTGATCGTGCCCGCGGCGCAGGGTTCGCCCGTGAAGAGCGTGGCGGATCTTTCGAATCCGGCCGTGCGGCGAATCGCGATCGGCAAGACATCGACGGTGCCCGTGGGTCGTTACACGCAACAGGCCCTTGAAAAAGCGCTGCTCTGGAATGCGCTTACGCTGAAATTCGTGCAGGCCGACAGCGTGCGCCAGGTGCTCGATTACGTGTCGCGAGGCGAGGCCGAAGCGGGCTTCGTCTATCGCACCGACGCCGTGCTGATGCCCGGCAAGGTGGAGATCGTGCAGACGGTGGGCGGCCACGACCCGGTGACCTACCCCGTCGTCGCGGTCAGCGCGAGCCACGAGCAGGCGCTTGCGAAGGCGTTCATCGACTACCTGCTGAGTCCTGCCGCGCAAGGCGTTCTGAAGCGCCACGGCTTCTCGCAGCCGTGA
- the modB gene encoding molybdate ABC transporter permease subunit translates to MSDSLHSMDWSPFWLSLRVAGIATALALVAGIALGWLFARRRFPGSAMLEAVFMLPLVLPPTVIGYGLLVAAGRRSVVGGWLYRQVGYTVVFNWHGAVLASAIVALPLVLKSANAAFAGVDGSLEAAARTLRQSPWSVFVRVTLPLAWPGILAGTLLAFARAMGEFGATLMVAGDIPHQTQTLSMAIYDAMQDGRDQAALLLVFVTSALSIAVLVLSGRFLSLR, encoded by the coding sequence ATGTCGGATTCCCTACATTCGATGGACTGGTCGCCATTCTGGCTTTCGCTGCGCGTAGCCGGCATTGCGACGGCGCTGGCGCTCGTCGCGGGCATTGCGCTGGGCTGGCTCTTTGCGCGCCGGCGCTTTCCGGGCAGCGCGATGCTGGAGGCGGTCTTCATGCTGCCGCTCGTGTTGCCGCCCACGGTGATCGGCTACGGGCTGCTGGTTGCGGCCGGCCGGCGCAGCGTGGTGGGCGGCTGGCTGTATCGGCAGGTGGGTTACACGGTCGTCTTCAACTGGCACGGTGCCGTGCTCGCGTCGGCCATCGTCGCGTTGCCGCTCGTGCTGAAGTCCGCGAATGCCGCCTTTGCGGGCGTGGACGGCTCGCTCGAAGCTGCGGCGCGCACGCTGCGCCAGTCGCCGTGGTCGGTGTTCGTGCGCGTCACGCTGCCGCTCGCGTGGCCGGGCATTCTGGCCGGCACGTTGCTGGCCTTCGCGCGCGCCATGGGCGAGTTCGGCGCCACGCTCATGGTGGCGGGCGACATACCGCACCAGACGCAGACACTTTCCATGGCCATCTACGACGCCATGCAGGACGGCCGCGATCAGGCCGCGTTGCTGCTGGTGTTCGTCACGTCGGCACTCTCTATCGCGGTGCTGGTGCTGTCGGGCCGCTTTCTTTCTCTTCGCTGA
- a CDS encoding LLM class flavin-dependent oxidoreductase — MSDLVQRYGVFLNVENPHDDARDALRQTVRTGMAAEQMGFRDVWVAEHHYSPFAIGSALTVLLSHIAAGTSTIRLGTGASLLALNDPLRVAEDVASLDLLSGGRIEFGVARGGPFPAQYRPSGIASAEVARERMHEALALIERLWTERDTCFEGRFFRYESVAVYPRPLQRPVPVWLASLSGQSPQIAAQHGYGLMAAPSADLDQVAERVAAQRAQRGAFPFAIARFFHCDEDGRRAMEHGIEAVRAYPRLMGVHFPPGKLPPMFAPDASNDVILANAIIGDPEQCMARAKALSARLGAHRLLLKPATHDAEKARASLALFARAAGLG; from the coding sequence ATGTCCGATCTCGTACAACGCTACGGCGTGTTTCTCAACGTCGAAAATCCTCACGACGATGCGCGCGACGCCCTTCGGCAAACCGTTCGCACCGGCATGGCCGCGGAACAGATGGGCTTTCGCGACGTGTGGGTGGCCGAGCATCACTACAGCCCGTTCGCCATCGGCAGCGCGCTCACGGTGCTGCTTTCGCACATTGCGGCGGGCACGTCGACCATCCGGCTCGGCACCGGCGCATCGCTGCTCGCGTTGAACGACCCGCTGCGCGTGGCGGAAGACGTCGCCTCGCTCGATCTGCTGAGCGGCGGGCGTATCGAATTCGGGGTGGCGCGGGGCGGTCCGTTTCCCGCGCAGTATCGTCCGTCGGGCATTGCGTCTGCGGAGGTGGCGCGCGAGCGCATGCACGAAGCGCTCGCGTTGATCGAGCGGCTGTGGACCGAACGCGACACGTGCTTCGAGGGGCGCTTCTTTCGCTACGAAAGCGTGGCCGTTTATCCGCGTCCGTTACAGCGGCCGGTGCCGGTGTGGCTCGCGAGTCTGAGCGGGCAGTCGCCGCAGATCGCCGCGCAACACGGCTACGGTCTGATGGCCGCGCCTTCCGCGGATCTCGATCAGGTCGCGGAACGGGTAGCGGCGCAGCGCGCGCAACGCGGCGCCTTTCCCTTCGCGATCGCGCGTTTCTTCCACTGCGATGAAGACGGGCGGCGTGCGATGGAGCACGGCATCGAAGCCGTGCGCGCGTACCCGCGGCTGATGGGCGTGCACTTCCCGCCCGGCAAGCTGCCGCCGATGTTCGCGCCCGATGCGTCCAACGACGTGATTCTCGCCAACGCGATCATCGGCGACCCCGAGCAGTGCATGGCGCGCGCGAAGGCGTTGAGCGCGCGGCTCGGTGCGCATCGATTGCTGCTGAAGCCGGCGACGCACGATGCAGAGAAAGCGCGCGCCTCGCTCGCGTTGTTCGCGCGTGCAGCGGGGCTCGGTTGA